GCCAAAAAGCCTCCTGAACGCTTTGTTCCCTGCGTCCTCCAGCGTTCCATCTACCACGGTCTCCGATACAACATGAGTAGGATACTCGCGAAGTTCAAAATCCTTCGACTTGATAACGACTTTGTATTTTACCTCTTCATTCGCAACAGCACATCCCACAATCATTAATAACAGCAATGTAGTATGAAAAATCGGCACTTGATGTTTCATTGTAGTTCCTTTCTTTCATCAATGAAAAATACTTCTTCTTTCATTCCCGCTCAAGCGAGTGTATACTTATTCCAATCCTTATTCAGATCGTTTTCAAAGTTATCGTATTTTATAGCCGTTGTGGTAAACATTTGACTTCGCTTAGGTAAGTAATGCAAAAACCAATCATTGCGATAGCATGGAGCCAGTACCCCGGTGGACGGATGGGCTACCGCTCCGGGAATCCGTTACCCGATCCTTTCTTCTTCGATCTATTGGTCGATGGCGATTCGCCGCCGACCCATCTCCCATTGTTTGCCCGCGCTGATTTGATGGGAGAGGCATTAGACCGCTACATGAATTTTGTTACGCTCGGTGGAGGTATCCCAGTAATCGTTCCCATTGCGAAATCTACCGATACGATGGGGGCAATCCTCGACCGGGTTGATGGTGTATTGCTCTCCGGTGGCGACGATGTTGCCCCCTCCTTTTTCGCCGAAAAACCGTTATCCCGGGAATGTACCGGTAATCTACCCCGTACTTGGTCGGAAACTGCTCTAATTCGGGAAGCTGTTGCCCGGAAATTGCCCCTATTCGGCATTTGCCGGGGCATCCAGCAACTGAACGTCACGTTTGGCGGGAGCTTGTTGCAGGACCTTCCAACGCAAGCCCCCTCCGAGTTGAATCATTACGACCCGCATGGCAGGACGTTTCATTCCGTTACCTCAGAAGGTCCACGAAACTAGCGAAGTCGTTTACTCGTCCAACTTTTGTGACCAATAGCTGGCATCATCAAGCAGTAAAAATCGTATCACCCGGAGGAGTTGTCGCCGCTCGGGCACCGGATGGTATTGTCGAA
This bacterium DNA region includes the following protein-coding sequences:
- a CDS encoding gamma-glutamyl-gamma-aminobutyrate hydrolase family protein; the protein is MQKPIIAIAWSQYPGGRMGYRSGNPLPDPFFFDLLVDGDSPPTHLPLFARADLMGEALDRYMNFVTLGGGIPVIVPIAKSTDTMGAILDRVDGVLLSGGDDVAPSFFAEKPLSRECTGNLPRTWSETALIREAVARKLPLFGICRGIQQLNVTFGGSLLQDLPTQAPSELNHYDPHGRTFHSVTSEGPRN